A single window of Nicotiana sylvestris chromosome 5, ASM39365v2, whole genome shotgun sequence DNA harbors:
- the LOC104213063 gene encoding E3 ubiquitin-protein ligase Os03g0188200-like: MTSSAVNLVMTVIGFTVSTIFIVFVCTRLICARIQYLTRRSSSYTTSRSDLSIVERGLHGLEPLAVANFPTKKYSDAFFTFAEDTQCTVCLAEYWEEDTLRILPLCGHYFHATCIDIWFQQQSTCPVCRISLRETVEKKCFMQPLFSSAVRSQYVTDSLNVNSNQCSSSGQRLSSRLHDCQRTNHTTESASNA, encoded by the exons ATGACATCTTCAGCTGTGAATTTGGTGATGACTGTGATTGGGTTTACAGTGAGCACCATATTCATAGTATTTGTGTGCACAAGGCTAATTTGTGCAAGAATTCAATACCTGACCCGGCGCTCTTCTTCTTACACTACTTCCAGATCTGATCTTAGCATT GTGGAACGTGGTTTACATGGCCTGGAGCCTCTTGCTGTTGCCAACTTTCCAACAAAGAAGTATAGCGATGCATTTTTTACCTTTGCAGAAGATACTCA ATGCACAGTTTGCCTTGCTGAGTATTGGGAGGAAGATACATTACGTATTTTGCCTTTGTGTGGGCACTATTTCCATGCCACTTGTATTGACATATGGTTTCAGCAGCAATCCACATGCCCAGTTTGTCGAATTTCCCTGCGTGAGACTGTTGAGAAGAAGTGCTTTATGCAACCCTTGTTTAGTTCAGCTGTCCGATCTCAATATGTGACGGACTCTCTGAATGTTAATTCGAACCAATGCTCATCATCAGGGCAGAGGCTTTCTTCAAGATTACATGACTGCCAGAGAACAAACCACACTACAGAgagtgcatcaaatgcataa